Part of the Leptospira bouyouniensis genome is shown below.
AGTATTTCACCTAACTTTAATTTTGCTCTATTTTTCAAGATACAAGCCCAACTGGAAGGATCGTTGTCTATGGTTTCCAAAAAAATTGCTTCATGGATGCGACCTGAATCCACTTGTAAATAGACTCTTCGGTAGGATACTTTCGTCTCATTGTAAACGAGCACATCACCAGGGCGTAACCAGTTCCGTATATCCCGAAAAAATGGTGCTTCCACAAAAGTCTCATTGGCTCTGTTTACAATCAGTAACCGCGATTCATCCCTATTTTTAGCGGGAAAACGAGCAATTTGTTCATCTGGTAAATGAAAATCAAATTGATTTAAAAAATCCATCTTGGAATCACCTTAGGAAAACCTTGTCAATTAACCAGAAATATTGGGAATGGTAGGAGAACTATGTGGAAATTTTTAGAACCAATAGAAAGACAAGGAAAATGGATCCTTGCTGTTCTTTTTTTATTCCTTTTGGTTACGTCGGTCAGCCGTTCCCAACAAAAATCAGATTTTTTGGACTATTACCATGCGAGTGAACGTTGGTCTAGTGGGGATAATTTATATCGCTTTGATGTCGCATTCGAACTACAATCCAAAATCAAAACTGCCGAGGATTTGTTCAAACCAGAAAACCTTCCACTTCTTATGTCGTTACAAAACGAAACTGCCACTTATATTTACCCTCCACTCTTTTCGTTTTTACTCATTCCCATTACATTTTTATCTGAAAACAATGCTGCTTTACTTTTTGAAATTTTAAGTTGGATTTCATTACTTGCCATTTTCTATTTACTCTTTCAAAACAAAGAACTCAATTCACAAAATCAAAAAATTGCTTATTTACTATTAATTGTTACATTCGTTTTCAATTTTAGATTCATTGAAAGCCATATACAAAACAACCAAGTTGGAATCATTCTTATATTACTTGTGTTAGTTGCCATTTTGGTAAAAAACGATATTTTGGGAGGTTTTCTCCTAGCTCTAGCTGTTAGTATCAAAATCACACCTCTCGTGTTTCTTTTTGTATTTTTATATGATAAAAAATACATTAGAATCATTTGGTTTTTTGTAGGTTTATTTCTTTGGAATGCACTCCCACTCTTATACCAATGGGATTATACAATACAAATGTCAAAGGAATGGAATTCACAAATCCTTGGGAACGCTCTTAACAATCCACTCCTACGATCTTGGAAAAACAACCAATCGCTCTCTTCCACATTGGCAAAGTATTTTGTTTCTGGTGCTGACTTCATCAACCAACCAACGTATGGATTACCATTCATCAATTTAACGCTTGTAACACTAAAATCCATTCAATTGGTATTTGTTTTGGTGTTTGGGTTTCCACTTCTCCTATTATGGAAAAAACCAAATGAGCGTTGGTCAATTATTTCATTATTATTTTTGATCTCTGCATTATTTAGTGGGATAAGTTGGATTCATAGTTTTATCATTTGTTTGGTTCCTGTTTATTTCATTCTAAACAAAGTGATATCGGAAGAAAAAAATAGAAAACAGATTTACGTTTTGTTTTTTATTTTAAGCTTACCACTTCTTACCCACCGTACTTTTGTCGGACAAAAAATAGAATCTTTACTCTCAATGTATTCGATACTTTTTTATTCCACAAGTTTATTGTATTTTTATATCGTTAGGTTTGCCCTCCATGAAAACAAAAATCGGAATTGATGTCAGACCACTTGCTTATGGAATGACAGGGAATTCTCGTTATCTAGCGGAAGTTCTAAAAGTTATACTACCAAAATATAAAAACAAAGAATTTTATTTTTTAAGCCACAAACCACTCCATCCAGTATTTAATGATTTAATCTACCCAAACGTTCATTTGGTGATCGAATCAAAGCCAATTCCCGGACCAATCTATTTAAATTTGATTTTGCCGAAAAGACTCAAACAAAACAAAATAGATGTTTTTTGGGGGACCATTCAAATGTTACCCTTTTTTAAATTACCAATCCCAAGTTATGTAAACTATCATGATTTAAATTTTATTTCGGCTCCAGAGACAATGGCGAAATGGAATTATTGGCAACACAAACTGTTATCTCCTGTGACTCTCAAAAATGCAGATAAAATCTTTTGTTTATCGAAAAATACAAAAGAAGAAATCATCGAATTTCGCCCTAAATATAAAGATAAATGTATAGTGGTATACCCAGGTGTTGCCAAAACAAAAACCAATTTGTCTGCATTAACCGTCAAATTTCCAAAAGATTTTTTTCTAACAGTTGGAACTTTAGAACCTAGAAAAAATATCAATCGCATAGTAGATGCTTTTATAAATTTCAAAAAAAATCATCCAAAGGATAAACACTCACTCCTTATTATGGGAAGAAAAGGATGGGGAGAAGAAGGAGATATCCTTTACCAAAAGTTAAACGACCCTATCACCAAATCCACTGGCATCCATTTTATCGAAAATCCAAATGAAAACACCTTGGCTTTAGCTTTCAAAAATTGTAAGGCATTCTTTTTCCCATCTCTCCACGAAGGATTTGGATTACCTTTACTAGAAGCAATGCTCGAAGGTAAACGGTGTGTTGCATCTGACATCCCAGTATTCAAAGAAATCTTATCTGAAAAATGTGATTTGTATGTGCCGGCAAAAGACACAAGTGCATGGACAAATGCATTTCAAATTTTGTCTGGCCCCACAAAGGATCGTGTGCCAAAATTCCCTTCTCAGATGTGGACTTGGCAAGAAACTGCTAAAAAAATTGAAGAGGTTCTATTTTTATGAAACAACTCCAGAAATTACTTTCAAAATGGAAAGAATACAAATTCAAGAAAGAGGTTTCTTATTTTGGAACTTCTCTTTATGATGAATTACAATTAAACCCACTCCCTTCCCTATTGCTCATCATTGCGACGGCATCATTCTTTTATTTCAGCTTACCCTATGTTTATTATTTAGGTAATTTTTTCTTTTGGTTTGTAGGAGTATTAGAAATCACCAAAGTATTAAAAATTCCTTTCTTGGATGAATTAAGATATTACCATTACTTATCAGTTTTTGTTTATTTTTATATATCCACTTCTCTTCTAATAGACGTTAGCCGATTGTTATCAAAATGGAACAAACGAACGGTTTTAGTCAAAAACGAACTTTGGCAAATATGCCATTCTGGCTTTGGGAAAAAACTAAGCCAATATTCACTAGATACAAAAGAACTCTCACTTACTTATGAACACGGTGGGCTTAGTGATTATTTTGGTTTGAATCGACTCATTTGGCAAAAAGATGGGATTGAGTTGTTTTCTTCTCCCTATTTTTTCCCTTATCGAAAAAACAAAATGATCATCAACCGAATACTCAAACGTTAAATAGGTAAATTTTTTTTGAAAAAGCTTATCATTTTCTTTTTGCTTTTGGGATTGTTTTTGTTCAATCTTAGGTATCTATCACGAGCCTTTGATTGGGATTCCTGCGTATATGCATTAAACATCCAAAAAGATCGAATTGAATCTGCCTTTTTTAACCCTCACCATCTTGGATTTGAATCTTCAGGTCTTTTATATTGGAAAATGATACGGTTAATTTATCCTACAACAGACATTATGTTCTTTTTAAGACTGAGAATCTTAAGTTTTTCTCTTTTTTTCTTAGGTGCATTCATTTGGATTTATTACAAATTATATAAAGATTTTATTCTTGCGATTGTCCTTGCTTTAGTCATCCAAGTAAGCCAAGCATATTGGTTTTATAGCTTACACAATGACACACCTCTCATTCACTCTTGTCTTATGGCTTTGTTGTTTTTGTTCACTGTTTATTTTTTACGAAATGGACTGAATAGAAAACAATTGTTGATATTATGGTCAATACAACTTTTCTCAATTTATTTCCACCAATCAAATGTAATCCATTTCGGAATGGTCCCGATGGCAATTTTTCTATCACCAAACCGAAGTTTGGGAAAAAAACTTAGGATCATCTTTATCTATTTAACTTGCCTAGGACTTGCAACCATCTTCTCGTATTTATTTGTTGGATTTGTAATCTTAAAAAGAGGATTAGGCCCTATTGATGAAAAACATTTTTCCTTTTGGATGTTTTTGTATGCGGCCATCAATCGTTGGGGAACGAGTCTCGGCGAAGAAAAAAATTATGTATTGTACTTTTATCGCGGAATTGGTGATGCCTTCCTTGTATTTCAAAATGTGGTCCCTAAATTTCGAGTGAATCTTTTTGATTTCCAAAACCCCAAACACTTACCCTATAATTTGAATCTTTTGTTCTGGATTTTTAGTTTGAGTTTAGGAATTTTGAATTTCCGTACAATGTGGGCTAAATACAAACAAGAAATTTTGATTCTAATTTTTTGGTTAATTCCATCCATTGGATTTTATACTTGGTGGGAAGGTTATTTTTTTGAATTTTGGGTTGGAACAACAATTGGACTCTGGATACTCAATTCCTTCATACTCAACTCTTACCGTAACAATCTATTTCCATTATTTTCGAACTCAATTTTACATACAACTTACTCATTTCTTTTTATCTTTTATTTTCTTACGAATTTTACATTTTCTACTCTTCCAAGATCCATTGGACCAAAGTTTGGTTATACTGAAGGGATCCAAGGACCTGTTGAAAAATTAGCAGAAGAATCAATCTACAAATAGGATAAACATAATGTTATTTAACTCTTTGGAATTTTTAGTTTTCTTTTTATTCACAATCATAACAGGGAATCTTTTAAAAAATAAATGGCAAAGATTATTTTTCCTTTTTGCTAGTTACTATTTTTATATGGCATGGCAACCATCGTCAATTTCTTGTTCGGCGATGGCAGATTCTGGGTTAAAATACTTTACAGATAGACTATACTGTGATTTAAAAATTAACCCTTATGTTTTCATTTTAATATTCTCTACGATCATTGATTATTTTGCTGCGAGAGCTATCGAAGCAAAACAGGACGGTGATTCTCAGAGGGGATGGTTACTTGTCTTATCTCTCGTTGTCAATTTAGGAACTTTAGGATTCTTTAAATACACTGATTTTTTATTAGGAGTTATAAACGATATCCATCTACTCGGTAGCTTCCAATTTGAAAAACAAAACATTATATTACCCGTCGGAATTTCATTTTATACATTTCAATCAATGAGTTATACGATTGATGTTTACAATCGTAAGATTGAAGCTCGGAAATCATTCTTAGACTTCGCATTGTATGTTGCTTTTTTCCCACAATTAGTAGCAGGCCCCATTGTGCGCGCCGAGACATTTTTCCGCGACCTTGATTATCGTTTGAGCGTACATAAGGAACATATAGAAGCTGCATTTGCATTAATTTTAATTGGTTTTACAAGGAAAATAGTTTTCGCCGACAATTTAGCAAAAGTTGTGGATTCCACTTTCGCCAATTATCAAAATTTGAATTCTATTGAGATCTGGACCGGAGCGCTTGCGTTTGGTTGGCAAATTTATTTTGATTTTGCTGGTTATACTGACATAGCAATTGGTGTAGCACGTTTATTTGGATTTCAATTTAATGCTAATTTTAATTTCCCAATGTCTTGTAAAAATATTTCAGACCATTGGTCACGATGGCATATCTCTTTTTCTACATGGATTCGAGATTACATTTATATCCCGCTAGGTGGTTCACGGGTTAGCCTTCTGATGTATATCAGAAATATTATGATCACGTGGTTGTTTGCTGGACTTTGGCATGGCGCAGCTTACCATTATGTTGGTTGGGGTATTTGGCAAGGGACAATGTTACTCACACATAAATTCTATGGTGACACTTCTGTTTCCAAATTTTTGAACCAAAAGGGTGGCAGAACATATGATATATTTTCTCGAATCTTTACTATGTTTTGTTTGGCATTTGGATTTATCATGTTCAGAGCAGAAACGATGGAAAAAGCAATTCCTATGATGAAGGCGCTTGTATTCATAAATGATTCAGGAGCGCCTATCACACGTTGGATGAACTATCGATTCGGTATTTTACTAGTGATTTGTTTTACTGCTAGTTATGTTTTTTCAAAAAGGCAAATCCCTACTCTTCTAACAGGAAATTGGATGAAATATTCAATTTTTGTGATCGTTAATATTTTATTATTATTATTATTTGGGGTAACAGAAAGTCAGAACTTCCTCTACTTTCAATTCTAATTATGAGCCTAACAAAAGAAACGATTCTATTTTTAAAAGACAAGAAGTTTGTCACTGCCATTCTTTTCCTTCTTCTCTTTGAATTGGTATTACAATTAGGTATTTATAAACCTTATTTAAAAAAGAACTCCTATGCATCCAATATCAATAGAGTAACAGAACACGTTATTTCCAAAAAAAATGTTCTTGAGCCAGATATTTTGATTGTAGGTACTTCTGTTGCGTTTGAAGGGATCAGCATACGAATTTTAAATGAAAACTTAAAAAAATTAGGTTTCAAAACACAATCAATTGCAGTTAGAGGATCCGAATTAGTTGTCCAACATAGAATTTTAGAAGAATACCTAGACCAATTCCCAAATGTAAAAATCATTCTTCATGTCATGGAACCAGGAATGCCTTGGGTTGATCGAAATTATGTTGTCGATCCTACATTAGCAATGTTATCGGAACTAGGTAATTTTAAGGCAATACCAACGGTAATCGATTTTGAATATAAATTAAATTTTTCAAATTACCTTTATCTTATTTTTAAATCTGTGGCGTATCGAAAAGATATGTCTGACTTGGTGATCAATCTTAATGAAAGATTAAAGGCAATCTCAAGAAAAAATAAAAACCCAAATCAAAATCCTTGGGATTATGAAAATGACCATCCAGAGTCAATTGATGAATACAATTTAACAAGTGTTGATGATTGTATGAATCGATTAGCGTTGCATCTTCCAATTGAAATTCCAAAAGGCTCGAATCCAGATCACAGAAGAATGTTATTTGAAACCTGTGGAATTGCAAGTATTGTTCCCAAAGATTCAGATGCTACTGAAGACACAAAAAGGTATTTCAGAAGATTGACCAAGATGTATGACTTTATTGGCAAACGAAAAATCCATATAATCAATGTTTTCGCACCATACTCTGATGTAATTAGAAAAGTAAACAATGAAGGAAGAATGAAAGTTTGGAGAGATGGATTAACGGAAGCACTAAAAACCTATCAGCCATTAGATGAAATGGACTTACAAGATTCTCTAGGTGACAAAAATGGCAAATATTGTTTTGATTTGATTCATCTTAACCAACAAGGGATGATTGAATTTTCGAATATACTTTCCAAAGAATTGGAGAAAAAACTTGGAACCAAGTGAAATTACACTTAATCAATTACAAAACGAAGTAAATGATTGGATCCAAACAATTGGTGTACGTTATTTTTCTGAGTTAACCAATTTGGCAATCCTTATGGAAGAAGTCGGCGAATTGTCAAGGTTAATGGCAAGAAAATATGGGGACCAATCTTTCAAATCAGGTGAGTCTGCTGAACAAATCCCCGGAGAAATCGGAGACATCTTATTTGTATTAACTTGCCTTGCCAATCAAATGGGAATTTCACTCCAAGATTCAATAACAGCCACCTTACAGAAAAATACGAAACGTGATTTTAATCGTCACAAAAACAATCCAAAACTTTAGATTTTAAATTCAGCTGTATGGATAGGTATCCCAGCTTCTTTTCGTATGGCATTCCAATATGCGGATAAGTGCGCAGGATGCGAATTCATATCTGAGATACAATATTCAAACTTTTGTCTAAAAACAGAATCTTTATCTAAATAGTTCTCATATTCCTCATATTCATCTAACATTGTTTGGAAAAATTTTTTCTGACCTTCGAAATCATAATCTTCTCGAAAGAACATATATGCGTGGGCCAAATCATGGAGTAAATGTTCAAAGGCATCTCTTTTCCCTTCAACGAGTGTTCCATTTAATGCATGTTCCCAACTAATCGTAGCATAACGAATGCCTTTACTCTGCGTTTCCAACATTTCTAAAGAACTTGGATTGAAATTTATGAGTTGAATATTCCATTCACCGATATGCCACTTCCAAAGTGCATATCTAACAGTATCAGGCATTCCATAAAAGCGAACCAATTCTAAAAACTCTTTCGAAGAGTTCCGATTGGGTAACTTTTGTCCCATCCTTAAAAACGGATGTCTTTTAACCCTACGTTCTAAATACAATAATACAATTTGATATGTAACTTCGCTTCCTGAAAGTGTACCAGTTTCCCATTTGACTTTGATCTCTGAGAGTTTGGAAGTAAGTTCTAAAGCTTCGTTTGGAAGTAATGATTCAGGGATACAAATTTTTTTGAACGATCCATAAATCCTACCATTTTCATGAGGCATATTATTCAATTAGCCCATAATATTCGGTGCCATGATTGAACATTCCACCAGACTCACCACCTAAGAATAAGAATGTCCCATCTGAAAATTTTACTCCACTATGTTTAGAGATGCTAGTTCTTGACATACCCATATCATAAAAACTATTACTTTTCCCATAATCTAATTTTTCAATTGTTCGACTGGGTTCACTTGTATTATAACGATAAGCACCACCATAAAACAAAACTCCACCATCAGGTAATTCTAATGCCATACTCCATTCTCTTCTGTATAATGAATTTGCGACAGTCATGACACGATTCTTAGCTACATCAAATAACATTGTTGCATTACTTAAATTCGATAACTGAGCCCCATAAATTAGAACATTCCCATCTGTTAATTTTAAACATTTTAATGCGGCAACAGGAATGGGTAAACTAGGACCCCAACTGAATGATTCTGTCATCGGATCATAAAATTCCGTTGTATCTTTTGGAGCAAAGATACCATCAGTTCCACCAACTATAAAGACTCTACCATCATTCAAAACAACCGAACATGAAAATGATCGAGGTGACATCATTCGGTTTGTAATTTCAGTGAAAGTCTCTGCAATCGGATCGTAAATTTCAGCGGAATTTAAAGTTGTAAAGTATAATCCAGGTAACACAGGTGTATAATCTTTAATCCCACCAATTACCATTACCTTTCCATTTGGCAATTTGACAATATCATGCATATGTCTTGGTTGTACCATGGAACCTGATTGTACAAAAGATGTTGTTTCCGTATCAAAAATATAACTTTCAGGAAGAGCAGTAGATGCATAAATTTTGAGGCCACCAGTGATAAATAACCTTTTACCATCCAACATAACTCCTCGTTCACCTCGATGGATTTCAGGTAAACTTGGATTTGTCAGAATAAAATCATTAGTCCCTCTTCTTAAAATCTCAGCACTCGAATTATACCCGTAAATGGCAATCACATCACCATTCTGATTTTGAAATGCTTCAAACTCAGATCGACCATAATGTAATGTTGGACCAGGTACCAAACCAATCAATCGAATGGTTATCGAGTTTGTAACATTATTTAAAGCTTTGTCTTCTGCATTTGGAAACGCTATTGTTAATGAACCTGGCTCATTTGAGACAAAATTAGTTTCAAAATAAACTCGGAAATTTGAATCATCAATTTTTTGAATCGAACGTATAACAATAGAAGATGCGAGAGATCCACTCAGTAATGGTGATCCAAATTGATTTAATGGTTCCGAACTTGCAAAATCCCAATACCGAGAACTAAAAAAAGTATAATCAGTGATGGGTAAATAATTGGTTAAACTTATAACTGGTAATTGAGTATCAACAATGATAGGATACATATCTTGCGAAAGTGTTTCGCCAAAACCAGAGACAACACTTTTTAAATTTATTTCATATCGACCATCCTGATTTAATGGATCAAACTGTATCAGAAGTTGGTCATTTCCAACTTTTGTGAAACTAACATTTGTAAATGTCTGTTCATTCAAATCTGAAAGAAATTCGGTATCTAAAGCTGCCAACTCACGATTACATTTCAATAATACCTGATTAATATTCCCAAATGATTTTGAATTGGAATGTTCATTACATTCAAAGGTTGCACCAGAACTTATGGAACTAAGTAAAATTCCTGTTACAGATTTAGGATCAAAAACATTTTTGAATTCGGATTGAATCATACAACCAACGAATAATAATACGAATGGAAATATTGATTTATTCAAAGCTATATTCCTCCGTATTCGCAAGGATGCTACCAATCCTACCACCTAAAATCATTCCACCACCGGTGGACGAATACCTGATTTCACATCCGTCCCACCGAGCATTCAATGATCTGCTTGTAAGATAAAATCGATTATCTGTTTCAGACCACGACTCTGTATCCAAAATAGAATCGAATGTATTTCCATTTACAGTTCGGTATTCAAGACCACCTGCTATCACAATTTGGTCTTTTCCATAAGGGAATACAAATGAACTTCCCCATTCCCTTCCAAACAAAAGATTTTTATGATCCCGGATTGTATCATTCGTTGGGTTATAAATTTGGGCTCGAAGAATTGGTTGGTTATCGTTGAACCGAGAACTGATTCCTCCAAGAATTAGAATCTCTCCATTACTTAAAGAGTGTGTGAAATGATTGAATCTTTTGATAACTTTCGCTGAGGAAGTAGACAGAGTTTTTGTTGTTACATCGTAAATTTCAATCGAATCAATGGATCTTGCATTATAGTCTGTTGGGGCAGGACCTGTTACGTCTGACCTTTCTCCCCCAATGATTACCACCTTTCCCGTATTAGATGACAAAATTTGCGCCTGTTTCCCGCGTGAATTCACTAAATTTCCAATCGTTTCTACTGTCATCAACCCAGTATCTGCTGTTACATGTATCAACTCAACCATCGCCACGGATTGGAAAGGAGAGAATGGAGTCAGTCCACCAACAACAAGTACATCTCCATTTGGCAATAAAGTCATTTTATGTAATTGCCGAGGAGTTACGAGACTTGGACCTTCAGTCCAAGTACTAGTCACAGGGTCAAAAATTTCGATTGATTTTAGACTTTCATTTGATGGACTACCAACTTTTCCACCAAACCCACCTGAAACCAAAAGTCGACCATCTAGGAGTTTTACAATTGCGAATTCCTGCCTGCGATAGATCATATCAGTTCCAATGGTAAATTCCTTGGATATTGAATTATAATATTCAGTACTACTTAAGGTCCCATTTCCGTTGATTAACACACCTGATTTTGCGCGTCCTCCAAGAACCATTTTTCTTCCATCATCAAGTTCCATTCCAACACAAGATCTTCTTGCAATGTTCATGTTGGGTCCACTTTTAAAAGCAAAAACCTGTACTGGAACAGTGATGACCCCTTGTGTGTTCAACGCTTTGTCTTTTACACCACTGAATCGAATTGATAAAATCCCACCGTTTGCATTCGGATTACCAGCAAATAACAAACGAATATTTCTAGAGGACACGATGATATCAGAAACAACCAAACTGTTTTTTGCATTCCCACTTAATTCAACTTGAGAAAGATTGCCATCCCAAACGATTTCTTCATTGGCTTCAATATCCAAAAACCCTGACTGCAATTCAGAGATATCAATTCCATTTCCTGTTTTTAACTGTAAAAGTGGTGGATTAGAATCAATTTCAAATTCAAATGATTCTGGATTAACTAAAAGTGATTCACCAAGATAATAATCTTTTAGATTCATAGTGAACTTTCCACTTGTCACACCTGGCGCCATTCGTACTTCATATAAAAATTTACTTCTTGGAATAACTTGAGATATGGGATTAGTCGTGGTATTAGTGACTGGCAATCTTAATCCATGAGTATTTGTGGTAAAATCATAGTTAGTCGTTACGTAAATGATCCCACCAGGTTGAACTCGGTTTGATGAAAACTCCATTTTTACAACCGAATCAGCATTTAATAATAACAACCCAAGGTATGTTGGTGAACTTGGATCCATTGGATTTGAACCCTGTGAAATTTTACAGGATACAAAAAGTATGAAAAAAATTAAATGCCTAATCTTTTCCATATATCTCTACCCTTGTATCAAGTGATGCTGAATCTCCAAAGATTACAATTCCTTTGGAAGTTAAATGGGCTGAATGCTCAGAACGAGGAATCATCATTGTATCAACGATGAAATTTTTTTTCTCATAATGATCATACAATTCTAAAATTCCAGATTTGTAATAAGTATCGATACCACCTGTATAAAATACCTGTTCATTTGAAAATTTAGAGATGGCACTCCCATTTTTGAATCTTGTTGTAAAACCTAAACTGGTTGTTGTTGATTTGTTCTCATTCCAAGATTCTATAGATTTGGTTCCAGTACCTTCCCTAATCATTCCACCAAAAAGTACACGGTCTCTGTTTGGCATTTTTATATGAGTGACATTTGATCGAGCAGTTGAAAATACTCCTGGTAAACTGATCAAATTATAGGAATTTGTATCAATCGAATAAACAGTATTGGAAAAGAAGGCATATGGATCCAATCTATCCCTTCCCCCAAAATATAAGATCCGAGAATTCACTTCATCATATTCAGCTGAATGAAACGATATACCAATTGGGAAATTCGAAGAAACACCAAGGATCGTTGAACTAGATCCTGACGTAGAAATATATTCATGATCATTTATAACTGCTGATGCATCTGCCCCAGCCTGGAATTGTCCTCCCGAAACCAACAGATCACCTTGGTTCAAACATACCATAGTATGTCCATGCCGCCGTCTTTGCATAGAAAATGGAAGTTCGGTGACAGCTTCATTCACAGGATCAATCAGATAAATTTTGTTTGATATTTGGGTTTCATGCGTAACATTCCCCGATACTGTTTTCCCACCAGAAACATATACTCTACCATTTTTCTGAACACATATAGCCATACCCATCAAACTTTGGTTTAGCGATGGCAAAACCTTCGACAAACCAGTTTCTGGATTTAGAATTTCGACAGTCGCTAAAGTCGAACCAGAAGGGTTTACTCCACCAACAAGCAAAATTCTACCATCAACTAAGATTGTAGAAGTAATGTAACCTTTGGCTTCTGAAATGGATCCAAAGTATTTGGGATATGGAAATCGAAACTCCAATTGTTTTCCACGAAATGAATAGTCAGTTAATTCATCTGGTTTAGCGATCGTAATTGTAAGGGGATCTCTCCATTCCGATCGAGAAGATACGGAAAACAAAACTCTTAGTTTTGATTCAGATAGTGGGAATACATCGCGTAAGATAAGGTCATTTTGGTATGGTTCTGAAATCCTAAATTCTTCTTTAGTAAAAAAACTAGCGACAGGTGCACTCAAATCCAAATCTAAGTATTCAGTTTTTACAATTGTCGGATAATCATTTGGTTTGTATCGAGTTGTGATTTG
Proteins encoded:
- a CDS encoding glycosyltransferase family 87 protein encodes the protein MWKFLEPIERQGKWILAVLFLFLLVTSVSRSQQKSDFLDYYHASERWSSGDNLYRFDVAFELQSKIKTAEDLFKPENLPLLMSLQNETATYIYPPLFSFLLIPITFLSENNAALLFEILSWISLLAIFYLLFQNKELNSQNQKIAYLLLIVTFVFNFRFIESHIQNNQVGIILILLVLVAILVKNDILGGFLLALAVSIKITPLVFLFVFLYDKKYIRIIWFFVGLFLWNALPLLYQWDYTIQMSKEWNSQILGNALNNPLLRSWKNNQSLSSTLAKYFVSGADFINQPTYGLPFINLTLVTLKSIQLVFVLVFGFPLLLLWKKPNERWSIISLLFLISALFSGISWIHSFIICLVPVYFILNKVISEEKNRKQIYVLFFILSLPLLTHRTFVGQKIESLLSMYSILFYSTSLLYFYIVRFALHENKNRN
- a CDS encoding MBOAT family O-acyltransferase, with the protein product MLFNSLEFLVFFLFTIITGNLLKNKWQRLFFLFASYYFYMAWQPSSISCSAMADSGLKYFTDRLYCDLKINPYVFILIFSTIIDYFAARAIEAKQDGDSQRGWLLVLSLVVNLGTLGFFKYTDFLLGVINDIHLLGSFQFEKQNIILPVGISFYTFQSMSYTIDVYNRKIEARKSFLDFALYVAFFPQLVAGPIVRAETFFRDLDYRLSVHKEHIEAAFALILIGFTRKIVFADNLAKVVDSTFANYQNLNSIEIWTGALAFGWQIYFDFAGYTDIAIGVARLFGFQFNANFNFPMSCKNISDHWSRWHISFSTWIRDYIYIPLGGSRVSLLMYIRNIMITWLFAGLWHGAAYHYVGWGIWQGTMLLTHKFYGDTSVSKFLNQKGGRTYDIFSRIFTMFCLAFGFIMFRAETMEKAIPMMKALVFINDSGAPITRWMNYRFGILLVICFTASYVFSKRQIPTLLTGNWMKYSIFVIVNILLLLLFGVTESQNFLYFQF
- a CDS encoding LIMLP_18675 family protein, translating into MKQLQKLLSKWKEYKFKKEVSYFGTSLYDELQLNPLPSLLLIIATASFFYFSLPYVYYLGNFFFWFVGVLEITKVLKIPFLDELRYYHYLSVFVYFYISTSLLIDVSRLLSKWNKRTVLVKNELWQICHSGFGKKLSQYSLDTKELSLTYEHGGLSDYFGLNRLIWQKDGIELFSSPYFFPYRKNKMIINRILKR
- a CDS encoding nucleotide pyrophosphohydrolase yields the protein MEPSEITLNQLQNEVNDWIQTIGVRYFSELTNLAILMEEVGELSRLMARKYGDQSFKSGESAEQIPGEIGDILFVLTCLANQMGISLQDSITATLQKNTKRDFNRHKNNPKL
- a CDS encoding Kelch repeat-containing protein, with protein sequence MNKSIFPFVLLFVGCMIQSEFKNVFDPKSVTGILLSSISSGATFECNEHSNSKSFGNINQVLLKCNRELAALDTEFLSDLNEQTFTNVSFTKVGNDQLLIQFDPLNQDGRYEINLKSVVSGFGETLSQDMYPIIVDTQLPVISLTNYLPITDYTFFSSRYWDFASSEPLNQFGSPLLSGSLASSIVIRSIQKIDDSNFRVYFETNFVSNEPGSLTIAFPNAEDKALNNVTNSITIRLIGLVPGPTLHYGRSEFEAFQNQNGDVIAIYGYNSSAEILRRGTNDFILTNPSLPEIHRGERGVMLDGKRLFITGGLKIYASTALPESYIFDTETTSFVQSGSMVQPRHMHDIVKLPNGKVMVIGGIKDYTPVLPGLYFTTLNSAEIYDPIAETFTEITNRMMSPRSFSCSVVLNDGRVFIVGGTDGIFAPKDTTEFYDPMTESFSWGPSLPIPVAALKCLKLTDGNVLIYGAQLSNLSNATMLFDVAKNRVMTVANSLYRREWSMALELPDGGVLFYGGAYRYNTSEPSRTIEKLDYGKSNSFYDMGMSRTSISKHSGVKFSDGTFLFLGGESGGMFNHGTEYYGLIE
- a CDS encoding glycosyltransferase family 4 protein, with the translated sequence MKTKIGIDVRPLAYGMTGNSRYLAEVLKVILPKYKNKEFYFLSHKPLHPVFNDLIYPNVHLVIESKPIPGPIYLNLILPKRLKQNKIDVFWGTIQMLPFFKLPIPSYVNYHDLNFISAPETMAKWNYWQHKLLSPVTLKNADKIFCLSKNTKEEIIEFRPKYKDKCIVVYPGVAKTKTNLSALTVKFPKDFFLTVGTLEPRKNINRIVDAFINFKKNHPKDKHSLLIMGRKGWGEEGDILYQKLNDPITKSTGIHFIENPNENTLALAFKNCKAFFFPSLHEGFGLPLLEAMLEGKRCVASDIPVFKEILSEKCDLYVPAKDTSAWTNAFQILSGPTKDRVPKFPSQMWTWQETAKKIEEVLFL